DNA from Magnolia sinica isolate HGM2019 chromosome 19, MsV1, whole genome shotgun sequence:
ccccaATCCTCTCTCAATAGCGGCGAAGATGAATCGGTAGTTCTTCGGTCCCATCTCCCGCCTGTCGGATCCCTCAATCTCCTCTCCGATTCTTGGGATTTCCACACCGATCGGATCCTCCCTGTAAGCTTCCTTCCGCCAAACCCTAGAACCCCCAAAAACCCTTTAAAAAAACCCCTAaatctcctatctctctctctcttccatttcaATTTTGAAGTTCCTGACCGAAAATACTGATTTCATGGTCATCAGCATCATTGGTCCGACCAGTGTTGGCAAATTGATGATACTAAACAAGCTCGCCCGGTAAATCCTCTAAAAACTTCTCTGTTTTCTACTCAAATGCAGTTCCTTTGTTTTGGACTAATCGATGGTTAGGGCAATGCTGATGTtattttaaactagtgattagagaTAAGTTTGAGCTATTCTAGCTTGCAGGAATGCTCCCACCTTTTACATTGCAGTCGGAAGAAACACGAGCATTGGCTAGGCATTGTACAACGGGAATTGAACTTAGGATTTCTGCTGAAAGGCTGATTCGTCTTGATACCTAGGTTCCTCTTACTAAGCTTTTTGTTATTGCATTTCCCCCACTTTAGATTGATTAAATTTAGACTTAGATTCTTCCTTGTGTATTTTGAAGTCTTTTAACTTGCTTgaataatatttttctttctacCTCAGAACCTCTCTTCAAAAGTTTGCACCATTGCATTTTCTTTTAATTCCATGGCTCTAGAAGTGTTTTTCATTTTCATATGACAATAAAATTCTTCATGACATGCAGCCTTTATTCAGCCCTTCTATTCTAGCTGAGATGATTAGACCTGATGGCTCGTCTTTAGTTTCTGTATTAAATGGTGAATCCCTGTCAGCTGACCTGGCTCATGAATTGATGGGTATTCAGgtacttttaaagaaaaaagaatcacATTACAATTCTATTTTTAAAGATTCGCACACTACTCACACGATGACAGTTTTTAAGATTGTTTGAGCACATCTGATCTAGCGCTATCCTTTTTGTGGTGGTGCAAGGAACCGTTCTTGCTGTTTTCCTGGTATCCATTAGTCATGTTTTACTGGTGGTATCAGAGGGAGTTCATGATATTAATATGTGGCATCTGATGCTGACGGTATGCCTTCCTCTTGGGATTCTATTATTAAATGCCATTTGTCCATTTGTCAGTAACATGCTTTTTGATGAAGCGGACTAGTATTTGTGCATGAGCAAACAGAAAAATTATGATGCCCATTAATGTGGAGACCACTGTACTGAAGCTTTTAGAAACCACAATTTGCAAGTTGTGATAATCTGTCTTTCCATAAAATATCAACCAGTAGTGTGGTGGCCATGAGATGTTTTTTCCACACCATATTTTCACCGTGACTGGTTTATCACTCTTAGCAGTCATTATTCATACCATTTCTGGAATtagttgctgagtcaactcagtttggATGGGAGCTCAGTATTAGTGAAcaagtttttctttttaaataaaatcATGAAGTTGACCTGGCAGGGGCCAAAGTTGGAAAACAAATTTTAGTTTGAGATTGACTTGAAGTTTTTAGCATTTCTGAATCCTTGTGTTGGTAAAACCATTCTAACATCATGAAACCACCACAACCAATAAACATGTGAAACCACCCAGGGCTATGCTTAAGTCACTTGATTGGATGACTCCCATCCCTATAAAAGCTTGTGATAGCCTATAATGCCAATGGACTGTTGGAGCCATACAATAATTATGGCAGGCATATGGAACACCTATAAATAAGCTATAACAAAAACTTGATCATGGTTTCAAGTCATTGCATGGAGTTCATGCAGTAGAATGTGCTAAATGTTACCCCCACAAAAATCATGGGTAGATTAGCTGAAACTAGGTTTATCCATGGCTGATGAGAAACCTGAaacatctcttcttcttttggtCCCTATTTCGTGTGTATGGTGCAACATTTAAACACTTGTTTGTTTTTTCTAAGATAGCTCTGTGtgatagtttttcttttcttttcaagtcATATCCAGTTAAGTTAGTTGGTCAAGCATGTATCTGACCAAGAAGCTTTCCTTTGTGTCCGTCTGTTTCTTCTACTAAAACATGCATCCTTTACATGCATTTGTCCCTCTCTCTGTGATCTAGGCTGGCTGCTCTATTGGGCTACTTTGCAGGCCAGTTCCTTACTAATTCAGGATGATGAACTACTGATATATCAATATGGTTGAGTACAACTGATGTGCTATTATATCTTGATTGTAGCGTTTCGGTGTGGAGTGCACCTATGAATTAGTAAATACCCCCCCCCGCCAACTTACTTTGAATTTGTTGCACCTTTGAAACTGATTTCTAGCTAACATTTAAAGATCTTGTGCTACACATTCCCTCAGGCTGCTTCTCATTGGCTGCATATCGTCCCATGGGGTATTCACAAGTTTGCAAGATACATGAAGTATAACTATGGAGACCCACCAGTTATTATAACTGAAAACGGTATTGTCGAATTTGCAGTTTCAGGCACATTTAGATGCTTAATTCAATTGAACTGCGATATGGTCGGTTCAATGTAGAGGAATCTCCAAAATGGGTGTAGTGCCATTTTAATTCGTAATAACAACTGAATCTCCTAATTGCAATTATATGAGTTGCAGGTCAGACTTGAAGCGAAAGAATTATTGCAGTTCATTTCAATTGTGCATACAAATGTCTTAACAGTTacaggtgtgtttggatgctcgatTGAATTAAATGGGGTGTAACACCATTTTAGTTCTCATCGATGATCGAACCACCTAATTGTAGCTCTTTTTGAACTCCTGTATCAAAGTTATGATttcaaatccactttgttccgtaGAGACTAAAATCTTCCTAATTTCAAATCCACATTGCCAAACCAGCCTTTATAGTTTGGATCAAGAGAATACTTTGGAAATGAAATCTGACTATATGGAAATTGAGTTAGCTACTGTTAGTGAAAAAAACCAGCTGTGAATTTGATTTTCATTTCCAAGGATTTACTCAAAAAAGGCAGTagcaaaaatctattttaaacccAATCATCATCACAATAGTCACTCACATTTAGGTTGTCATGGTTGGAACATGACAAGTCTTTTTCAGGAGTAGGTTTAATTTAGATTTGTTGCTTAGGAGATCTATTGATCACCCTTTTATTTTAACAaaatattctttttttaaaaatgataatacaatttatttttaaaaaaatgtacaaaatgtGGATTAGCAGTCAAGAAAATTTCAGGGTCTGCTTGGCTCTAtcagttgtgtttttttttttaaaaaaaataaataaataaagaaagtgaACTTGTCTAGGGAAACTGTGGTTGAATTGAGGACTTGAAAGTGTCAACCAAGTacatggaacaaaaaaaaaaaaaaaaaaaccctggtaaagtgttgaaattgtaatttcatttcttAAAATTCAATTGAGCACCTGAAAATGTCAACCAAGTACatggaaccaaaaaaaaaaaaccaaacattcCATTTCCTTTTCCACTAATTTCTGTGTGAACGCATTTCAATGAAATGTTGGTATCTAGGGAACTTCTACTAGATTTCTATATGAGTTCAGGGAAAAAGAAGCCTGACCAGATAATCATTTTCCTGTatgttcttattattatttttggaaatttttttttctttttttatgccCATTTCTGGATTATATTTCCATAGGTCTGTTGTAtaaactgtgtgtgtgtgtgtgtgtgtgtgtgtgtgtgtgtgtgtgtgtacatatacaATTGTTTGCTAGACCAACCATTGCTCTCTCTACATGCACTCTTAAATGTAGCTATAGGATATTCGAGCCGTGTCCCGGCTCGGATCCTCCTGTGTATATTAGTCTTGATGTTGTTTGCGTCCTGCTAGATGGAAGGtgaaaaaggtttttaaaaaaacatCAGAGTTGTGCATCAGTTTGGATCTACCATGTAGATAACCTCAACCCTAGATTGGACTGTTAACAATCAGGTTCTTGATGCATTTATGGTAATAATTGCTGTTTTAAACCACCTGCTTATTTTAATCAGGTGTGGTGTTATCAGGGGTTGATCAGCCTGTTGCTTTGGACCTGATTATCTATATAATAAGTCCAACTTTATATACAGCTGAGATGTCCTAACGTAGGTCATGTAGATCACATGTGAAGCTCATGTTTGAATGTTGAGGTTGAATGGTTGTATGCATGTCTAGCTACCCTACTCATTTGCATTAGAGCACTTTCTAGGTTTAATGGTGTCGAGGACTGGGTTTCTAGGTCCGTTGAATTTGAGCTATAACAGATTTTGCCTTAACCTTCAAAGGGGAAAACAGAGAATTTTTTAGTCTTAAGATCTTACCTTCTGTTTTGCTTTACCATTCTTCCTCATTTTAACTAAAAGAAACTATTTGAAGTTATGCTCTGATTGACATGTTTATACATTTCTACAATGTAGTGTCTTTTGGGGATGAATGTGTAGGTGCATGAAAAGATTTTATAATACCGTGGACTTGTAATGAAACAGAATATTCTATTAGTTAAATCGTATAAATTCAGTACTCCTTTCCCCATCCTGTTTCAATTTCAACTGTCTCATATTTTTGccatctgttttttttctttgaataggGATGGAGTGAGTGAATCGCAATTCACACAGGTCCTAAACATCGAGCTGGATCAGATTATTGAGGTATTCTTGCCATGGAAAATGCCATGAATAATTATCAAAGCTACAATGTTCCGCCTGGTTAGCCTCTTCTTAAATTTCTTGAAGAAAAGAGTatcgaaaataaaattttcacttCAATCCATCATGGTTGTTTGTTAATGCTTTAGTGGGATGCTCATCCCAAGTAGAAGTTAGTGCAAAggagtttatttttcttttagggCAGCACTGGGCCTTATACCTGCCCCAAAATATATCTCATTTGCCTTTGGTGCTAGCAAATCGTGTTGATCTCTGGAACTGAGATATTCCAGATGAGCATTGAATTGCTTGCTTTGGAGCTTTTATTCTTAGCTCCAAATGGCTATTATATATTATCTGGGTACATGAACATTTTGTGCTGGAAATTTTGCTTCCTGAGCTTGTTCAATGtgaattttccttttatttatttatttatttattgttcttTATTTTTTCACTTAAACAGGCACTGTTGTGGACAAAGCAATTTGCCATCCGCGAAACCACTAACTTCTACATGTGTTCACACGCAGGAATGATTGTAAGATTAGATATGGAGCTGACCATTGTGTTAAATTGTGGGAAGTCACCATCCATCCTCCCTTGATTAATTGCACTGTCCAGTCTTTTTGATTGTGCTCATATCCATACACAAGCAGAAAGAATTCTTACCCAATCAATCAAGGTGGGTGTGGATTGCTTACTTTTGCATCGTCTTTTCCTTTAAACAGGGAACAACGTGCCCTACTCACTACCATGTTTTGCtggatgagattggcttctcccCTGATGATCTCTATGAGCTTGCGCATTCATTGTCCTATGTGTAAGTAGCCTTTCCCTCCACCTCTTTTGTATACAGTGACTTTATTTATGTCCCTTGCAATGTCTGTGTAAATACTGAAATTATTCATGGTATTGCTCTGCATCTGTTCAGGTATCAGAGGAGCACAACTGCGATATCAATCAGTAAGTACCGTGTTTCTGTTATGTGGCAATTGCCTATTTTATGTTATAAGGGGTTTTAATTACTATCTCCCTATCAAAGGACTCTTTTGAGttttagggctgcaacttgggatCTCAACCAAAACCTTACCCAAACGTAACCTAGGGTTGAGTTGGGGCTGGGTTGCTGGGTTCCTCGTTTGGGTTAGGATTGgaaaacttatatgtatttgtgtgtgGATGAATATGGgttgtatgtggatgtggataggaTTGTTTGTGTACGGATGGATGTgatttgtgtttagatggatgtagtttgtgtttggatggatgtggatgtgaatataatgaaaatgtattataacaggtgtatttataagtgtatatcaggaattttttttCTGAATcttgaaaataaatgaaaccaAGAAGAAACAGACtattaccgatgaaatatttcgTTAGTAATAGTGGGTTGAAAACTtgtaccgacgaaatatttcgtaggtacaaattaatacaaaaatttatatCAATGATCTATATATGAAATATACCGACGAATTATTTCGTTGGTAATAGCGGGCTTATGCTGACGAACATACTCGTTGGTATTATTGTTTTACTGACGAACGTAGTTGCCGGTAATGTCGTTTATCCGGGCTTATGCCGATGAACATACTCGTCGGTATTATTGTTTTACTGACGAACGTACTTGTCGGTAATGTCATCTATCCACAGTTTTACTGACGAAGATATTCGTCGGTATAAGCTGTGTTTACTgacgaaatatattatttttttctaccaaaagtaacatgtttGGCAGACAATTTTAGTCGTCgatatttgttttatcattgTCGACGAAGTCATATTTCGTCGGGAAAAGCCTTCAGCCATGGTCTTATTGTGACGATCTTAGCGACGATATATTTCGTCTATAATAATCATTAccgaggaaaataaaataaaataacgatGAATTATGTCGtcggtaaaagagcaatttcctgtAGTGACACTCCAATTTGCTGGAACGACACCTTAGGAACGGCTCCACAAGCCGTCAAACCATTATAGGTGCAGAtcattatccttaggtgaccaTTTATCAAACCTAGGCCAGGAATAATGGATTTTCATGTAAATTTTATTGTGCATGTTGTTTTTCAAGGGAAATAATATTAGACATtcgttttaattttattaaacttGACTAAAAGGGAAATATTTTAGCTCTAAGCCATCTGATGTTTACCTTGTTTGATTTCCTTTCCACTATGAGAAATTTGAGTATAGCTCATCCCCAAACCTGTAGTAATTTGGGAAAAATGTGTTGCATGCCTTCCATGCATATGAATTGAGATAATTGACTGCATAATTACTTGCATGCATGCTCAAATTTTTGCAATTAAGAATAGTCTATGTTATTCTTACAACATTACGTGAATTGGAACTCTTGCATGCTTGCTTAAAACTCCCT
Protein-coding regions in this window:
- the LOC131235452 gene encoding protein argonaute 4B-like isoform X2, yielding MKQNILLVKSYKFSTPFPILFQFQLSHIFAICFFSLNRDGVSESQFTQVLNIELDQIIEALLWTKQFAIRETTNFYMCSHAGMIGTTCPTHYHVLLDEIGFSPDDLYELAHSLSYVYQRSTTAISIRLF
- the LOC131235452 gene encoding protein argonaute 4B-like isoform X3; the encoded protein is MFRLALLWTKQFAIRETTNFYMCSHAGMIGTTCPTHYHVLLDEIGFSPDDLYELAHSLSYVYQRSTTAISISKYRVSVMWQLPILCYKGF
- the LOC131235452 gene encoding protein argonaute 4B-like isoform X1; protein product: MKQNILLVKSYKFSTPFPILFQFQLSHIFAICFFSLNRDGVSESQFTQVLNIELDQIIEALLWTKQFAIRETTNFYMCSHAGMIGTTCPTHYHVLLDEIGFSPDDLYELAHSLSYVYQRSTTAISISKYRVSVMWQLPILCYKGF